Proteins encoded together in one Formosa sp. Hel3_A1_48 window:
- a CDS encoding rod shape-determining protein, giving the protein MGFFDFLTEEIAIDLGTANTLIIHNDKVVIDSPSIVARDRISGRIIAVGKEANLMQGKTHENIKTIRPLKDGVIADFDASEQMISMFIKNIPALKKKLFAPSLRMVICIPSGITEVEMRAVKESAERVNGKEVYLIHEPMAAAIGIGVDIMQPKGNMIVDIGGGTTEIAVIALGGIVCDKSVKVAGDVFTNDIIYYMRTQHNLYVGDRTAEKIKIQIGAATEDLELPPDEMNVQGRDLLTGKPKQVQISHREIAKALDKSILRIEDSVMETLSQTPPELAADIYNTGIYLAGGGSMLRGLDKRLSQKTDLPVYIAEDPLRAVVRGTGIVLKNIAKYKSVLIK; this is encoded by the coding sequence ATGGGATTTTTTGACTTCTTGACCGAGGAAATTGCCATCGATTTGGGTACAGCCAATACACTTATTATCCACAACGATAAAGTTGTAATAGACAGTCCTTCTATAGTTGCCAGGGATCGTATTTCAGGGAGAATCATAGCGGTAGGTAAAGAAGCTAATTTAATGCAGGGTAAGACCCATGAAAACATCAAAACCATTAGACCACTTAAGGATGGTGTGATTGCAGATTTTGATGCTTCAGAGCAAATGATCAGCATGTTCATTAAAAACATTCCCGCATTAAAGAAAAAATTATTTGCACCATCTCTACGTATGGTCATTTGTATCCCTTCAGGTATTACAGAAGTAGAAATGCGTGCAGTAAAAGAATCCGCTGAACGCGTTAACGGTAAAGAAGTCTACTTGATTCACGAACCCATGGCAGCAGCCATTGGAATTGGTGTAGATATTATGCAGCCAAAAGGAAACATGATTGTTGATATTGGTGGTGGTACAACAGAAATAGCCGTTATTGCCCTGGGAGGAATTGTGTGTGATAAGTCGGTCAAAGTTGCTGGCGATGTATTTACAAACGATATTATTTATTACATGCGTACACAACACAACTTGTATGTGGGTGACCGAACTGCTGAAAAAATTAAAATACAAATTGGTGCTGCTACGGAAGACCTAGAACTGCCTCCAGATGAAATGAACGTTCAAGGGAGAGATTTGTTGACAGGAAAGCCAAAGCAAGTTCAAATTTCACATCGGGAAATTGCAAAAGCTTTGGATAAATCGATCCTTAGAATTGAAGACTCGGTAATGGAAACCTTGTCACAAACTCCACCTGAGCTGGCAGCAGACATATACAATACTGGTATTTATCTCGCAGGTGGCGGATCCATGCTTAGAGGATTAGATAAACGGTTGTCCCAAAAGACAGACCTCCCCGTCTACATTGCCGAAGACCCGCTAAGAGCCGTTGTTCGTGGAACAGGAATTGTTCTTAAAAATATCGCAAAATATAAGAGTGTCTTGATCAAATAG